In Eubalaena glacialis isolate mEubGla1 chromosome 3, mEubGla1.1.hap2.+ XY, whole genome shotgun sequence, the following are encoded in one genomic region:
- the UTP11 gene encoding probable U3 small nucleolar RNA-associated protein 11: MAAAFRKAAKSRQREHRERSQPSFRKHLGLLEKKKDYKLRADDYRKKQKYLRALRKKALEKNPDEFYYKMTRVKLQDGVHVIKETKEEVTPEQLKLMRTQDVKYIEMKRVAEAKKIERLKSELHLLDFQGKQQKKHVFFFDTKKEVEQFDIATHLRTTPELVDRVFNRPTIETLQKEKVKGVNNQTQLKQIAKERQKQYNCLTQRIEREKKLFVIAQKIQTRKDLLDKTQKVKVKKETVNSPAIYKFESRRKR; encoded by the exons ATGGCGGCGGCTTTTCGGAAAGCGGCTAAGTCGCGGCAGCGGGAACACCGAGAGCGAAGCCAG CCCAGCTTTCGAAAACATCTGGGCCtgctggagaaaaagaaagattacaAACTTCGTGCAGA TGACTACCGGAAAAAGCAAAAATACCTTAGAGCTCTCCGGAAGAAGGCTCTTGAAAAAAATCCAGATGAATTCTACTATAAAATGACTCGGGTTAAACTCCAG GATGGAGTTCATGTTATTAAGGAGACTAAGGAAGAAGTAACTCCAGAACAGCTGAAactgatgagaactcaggatgtcaaatatatagaaatgaaaagggtTGCAGAAGCTAAG AAAATTGAAAGACTAAAATCAGAGCTCCATCTGCTGGATTTCCAGGGGAAGCAACAGAAGAagcatgtgtttttttttgaCACCAAAAAGGAAG TCGAACAGTTTGATATTGCAACTCACCTGCGAACAACCCCAGAACTAGTCGACAGAGTCTTTAACAGACCTACGATAGAGACCTTGCAGAAGGAGAAAGTGAAAGGAGTTAACAATCAGACTCAACTTAAg CAAATAGCGAAAGAGAGGCAAAAGCAGTATAACTGCCTGACACAGCGGATTGAGCGCGAGAAGAAATTGTTTGTTATTGCACAGAAAATTCAGACTCGCAAAGATCTTCTG GATAAAACTCAGAAGGTGAAGGTGAAGAAAGAAACAGTCAACTCCCCAGCTATTTACAAATTTGAGAGTCGTCGAAAACGTTGA